Part of the Tolypothrix sp. PCC 7910 genome, AATAATTTTCACCTAATCCTTTTTTTATTGCTACCGCCATCTGCACTTGAGTTGGTGCAATTTTTATCAATACTGAACTACAAAGTATTAATCCAATTAAGCTAAAAATGCTAGCGAAAATCTGTATTTGTGGTTGATGAATATATAAAATAGCTGCTAGCAAAGAGAGCAAATTCAATATAAATAACCAAGGGCTAATTTCTGGCGCGCCTACCCCTAAAGGCAGCAACAAAACATGAGGAGCCGGAATCCTAATCCAAGAGCTGAGAAATAAACTTGTAATGCTCAGTATTATTGCCAGCCAGGGTAAAATTATTTGATATGTAGAGAACATAATTATTAATTTAGAGTGCGTTATAGCTTTAGCCTAACGCACCCTTTTGCTAGCTGGAGATGATTATTTAGAATTAAGATAATTTGATGTGAATAGCTTTTGTTTCTAAATACTCTTCTAAACCATTCTTGCCCACTTCTCTACCAATTCCGCTTTGTTTGTAACCACCATAAGGCATAGTTGGTTCTAAGCCAGAAGTATGATAAGAGTTCACCCAAATTGTACCAGCACGAATTCCTTTAGCCATTTTTAAGGCTGTATCAATATTTTTCGTCCAGACCGCTGCTGTTAAACCGTACATGCTTTGATTAGCGATTTGTAGCGCTTCAGCTTCATCTTTGAATGTCATAATTGACAGTACTGGGCCAAAGATTTCCTCTTGAGCGATCGCCATTTCATTGGTAACATGATCAAAAACGGTAGGTTTAATAAATAAACCTTGCTCAAATCCTGGTACAAGATAACGTCCGCTACCACCAATTAAGAGTTTTGCACCTTCTTTTTCGCCCAGTTGAATATAGTGTTGAATGCGCTCAAACTGTCTCTCGTTAATCACTGGCCCCATCATCGTTGTATTATCAGTGGGGTTGCCTATTTGAAAAGTTTGGGTAGCGGCAATAAATTGCTCGATAAATACATCTTTAATTGACTCATGTAATAACAATCGAGAACCTGCTTGGCATACTTGACCACTATTAATATATATGCCAAATAATGCCCCGGGAATTGCTTGAGCTAAATCTGCATCAGGAAAGACTATATTAGGGCTTTTACCACCTAACTCTAAACTAATTCGCTTCAGGGTAGGTGCGCCTTTAGCCATAATGCGTTTACCCACAGCCGTTGAACCGGTGAAGGCAATTTTATCAACTAAGGGTGATTCAACTAAATGTTCTCCGACTACTGGGCCGTCACCTGTGACAATGTTAATTACACCATCAGGTAAACCTGCTGCGCTGAGAATTTCCGCCAGCATAAAGGCAGTAGAGGGAGTAAATTCACTGGGTTTAACCACCATTGTGCAACCAGCTGCGATCGCCGGCGCAACTTTCCACGCCACAAGTACTAAGGGAAAGTTCCACGGGGTGATAATACCAACTACACCCACGGGTTCATGTACGGTTAAACCAATAGCATCGCGATCGTATTGAGTAGTGGATTCTCCTTGCAAATTAAGCGTTAAACCAGCAAAGTAGTCAAATACTTGTGCTGCCATTTGCACTTCTGGAAGACAAAATCCTATTGGTCTACCTACTTCTTGGCAAATAACTTCAGCTATTTC contains:
- a CDS encoding aldehyde dehydrogenase; the protein is MTSQLTPTQSQTTIRTYQNFINGQYISPSSGEKYERKSPLTRETIVQIPWSNQADTDAAIQAARQVFDDGTWSTSHARVRHDILRKTAELLTTKTAEIAEVICQEVGRPIGFCLPEVQMAAQVFDYFAGLTLNLQGESTTQYDRDAIGLTVHEPVGVVGIITPWNFPLVLVAWKVAPAIAAGCTMVVKPSEFTPSTAFMLAEILSAAGLPDGVINIVTGDGPVVGEHLVESPLVDKIAFTGSTAVGKRIMAKGAPTLKRISLELGGKSPNIVFPDADLAQAIPGALFGIYINSGQVCQAGSRLLLHESIKDVFIEQFIAATQTFQIGNPTDNTTMMGPVINERQFERIQHYIQLGEKEGAKLLIGGSGRYLVPGFEQGLFIKPTVFDHVTNEMAIAQEEIFGPVLSIMTFKDEAEALQIANQSMYGLTAAVWTKNIDTALKMAKGIRAGTIWVNSYHTSGLEPTMPYGGYKQSGIGREVGKNGLEEYLETKAIHIKLS